The Gossypium hirsutum isolate 1008001.06 chromosome D03, Gossypium_hirsutum_v2.1, whole genome shotgun sequence genomic interval TATTAGGTGGAAAGGATTTTAATGTGTTGAGTTTGCTTGCTTAAGATGTTTATCTATGAAGCTTATCACTTTCTGTTGTTTTGAGATTGAAGTGCTTAGATTTACTTGTGTTTGATCTTGATCTTGTAGGCAGAAGTGAATTATCTGGGACAGCTTTATCATCCTAATCTTGTGAAACTGATTGGATATTGCTTGGAGGACGAGCACCGCTTGCTGGTGTACGAATTCATGCCTCGTGGCAGCTTGGAGAATCATCTATTCAGGAGTAAGTTCTTTCAGCCTGTATGTCGGTTTGGTCGAGCAAAACTTTGTTTTAGATgccattttgtttatttttaacacTTGAATTATATGTACCAGGAGGTTCTTATTTCCAGCCTCTTTCTTGGAGCCTACGGTTGAAAGTTGCCCTCGATGCTGCGAAGGGACTCGCCTTCCTTCACAGTGCGGAAACAAGAGTTATATATCGAGACTTCAAGACTTCCAACATCTTGCTCGATACGGTATGTGATTTGTTAAGCCAAAGCATTCTTTCCAATTCCTTTACACGGTTCTCTATGAACCTTTTTGTTCTATTGTAATTGCAGAACTACAATGCAAAGCTCTCTGATTTTGGGTTGGCCAAAGATGGGCCAACAGGTGATAAGAGCCATGTTTCTACCCGAGTTATGGGGACTTACGGATATGCTGCTCCGGAGTATCTTGCCACAGGTACTTAGCAACCTGTTTCAGTTAACCGAGTATATGTAATTTTCCACTCTTGTAAACGATGAATGATTCCGTTTTTTTCCCTCCAACTGTAGGTCATTTGTCTGCAAGGAGTGATGTGTATAGTTTTGGAGTTGTGCTGCTGGAGATGTTATCTGGCCGGAGAGTAGTTGACAAGAATCGACCATCTGGAGAACATAAACTGGTGGAATGGGCCAAACCTTACCTTGCCAACAAACGCAAAATATTTCGTGTCCTAGATAATCGCCTTGAAGGCCAGTATACAATCGAAGGAGCCTTTAAGGCTGCTACCCTTGCTTTGCGATGCCTGTCGATCGCTGCCAAGTTCAGACCAAGCATGAATGAGGTTGTAACTGCATTGGAGCAGCTCCAGGATTCTAACGACTCCAGAATTAATCACAACAATACTAACAGCGTACCTCGGAGACGTAGGCAAAGTGCAGATGATGCTACCGGTGGAAGGAGTACGACTGCGTACCCTCAGCCATCTGCTTCGCCTCTTTATTCCTGATAACAGAATCAAGGCCCTGAACCAAAGTTGCTTACCTACCAAGTATAGTGGGTGAATCGTCTCCAGAACTTGGGCATTGTGCCTTGTGGCTGTACAGTTATTATATGAAGCTAATGTACTCTAAAGTTGGAATGAATGTGCAATGCCGTATTTTGATTTTGAGATTACAAAGCGTTTGTTACACTTTGAGAGCCAACTTGGAAAAAGGGTGTAATTGCTTTCCTATGACCACAATCACTAAGGATCTTCACATTTCCAGTCGAATTGTaatcatattattatttcatttatgaTTACTTTCTTTGTTGTCCTTTGAGATTGAAATCAACTTTACCGACTGAGGTTGCTTGTTCAAGACCTGACATACTTTGATGTCTTTTGTATAGCATCCTAATACTTTCAACGTACTAAAAAGCAAATAAATTGGTTCACGAGTCCATTTGATCATCTTCATCACCTATCTCTTCAATCTTCATCTCCTTCACTGCTTGTGCAGCATCACTTCTTGTTCCGTTCAGGATTCAGATCAATTCGTCTGCTTTTTGCCCAGTCTCTGCATTGACTAACCCTTCATTCTTCTCAATCTGATACACTAACTCACTTCCATTTGGAGCATCCATGTAAACTGTCGAGTTCACATCAATTTCTTCCATCACAAGCATCCTTGATAGCTTGGTCACAACTTTCTTCTCAAGCAATCTCCTAATAGGTCTTGCACCATAAACCTatatcaaaagttaaaaaaaagagaCATTGTTACTATTCAACCATACCCTCAATGATATCTGAATTATGTATAAGATATAAATGTTAATACTTACTGGATCATAACTCTCAGCAAGGATATAGTCCAATGTTGAAGCTTCTACAGTCAATGCAATACCCCTTTCAGCAAGGCGGCTTGCAACATCCTTCATTCGCAATCTAGCAACTTTCCTCAATTGGTTATGTGATAGAGGGTCGAAAATGACGATCTCATTGAGCCCGTTGAGCAACTCTGATTTAAAGTGTCGCCTTACCTGTCAAACAATCAAAATCATAATGTTAATACTACTGCTTCAAAACATTATATGAGAAAGGATGTTATTTGAATATAGATTATTAGAATGAAAAAGAGCACCATATACCTTTGTCAAAGAGCACCATATCGGTGAAAAGCTATATTTTCAAAGAATGAATATAGATTCAAATTTTGAAGATGATATTATTAGAATCTagattcaaatttttgaaaatataactTATTCTAATAATATCATCTTCAAAATTTGAATCTATATtcattctttaaaaatataatgtgCCTTTCCATTATACTCCAAATATGAATACTCGGTGAGCAATTTTTGCTTAGCTAGATCAAactttaatcatttgaacatttTTGCTTAGTTAGAAATATTAGTATTGCATTACAATTTTTTGCATACTTTAAACTCGTAAAAGCAAATCATGCAGGAAAAAGGGTTCATACATTTGTATACTTTCATCCTTATCCTTCCCTACATAATGGAAGTGTCACAATGCAATTGCAATGCTTGAAAACAAATTTATGAAGAGATTACAATATTTGGGGGGTTGGGCAGTTTTGGAGCTCATTCATcctgttagagttgtgtgacccaaattctaagagatcgcttgcaagtcaagttaaacaaaaatatattttctttctagaagatttagtatttattagtataatatatttagcatttattagtatagtttatttaacttactaatttagcctataaataagctcTTTTACAATATTAGAAAAACACACCCAtttgattagaactcataacacatttagagaattttgtgtttacgttttgagggttccttgtttttcgagttttcgaggtttagtttttatctccatcttttgtactcttcgttcttttgtcattatagtaaaattatctttgcccgtgattttttatcctctttggaggggtttttccacgttaaatttgtgtgtttaacttttcaatttcttctactatttttacttgttaacttttcaatttcttctactatttttacttgttcgttgcttaatttGGACGattctaacaagtggtatcaaagttagttcaattttcatagatcagcccgttcagagatgccagcaacaaggtttgaaattgagaagttcgatggtgagacaaatttcaatttgtggcaagttcagatgatggcaattctagttcaaaacggcttgaaaaaggttgttacaggaaaaaagcctgagaatttaaatcaaacagaatgagaagagcttgatgaaaaggtcttgtctgcaatccagttgtgcctcgcgaatacaatattgcaggaggtattgatgaaaagtctctagctaaccgtttagtgttgaaacaacatctatttacgtTTTGCATGAACGAAGGTGGGCGTCTTAGATATCACattagtcaattcattactcttttaaatgatttaaagagcGTTgcggttcatattgacgatgaagatcaagttatactattattgtgctctttaccatCTCCATACAAGtttttcagggagaccctgatttatggcagagacaaactcttgttcgaagatgtgaaaagtcatttgttgagtagagacaaattCGATAATGAGTTTagtttgaatagcaaagcagataggcaaacttccgttttggtagcatcaaagaattgagacaaaaggtgtcgctattgtaaaaagttaggtcacatcaaaacagattgttataaactgcgaaataaaagagctgttgagagtaacgagaaagatgtagctggtgctaatttggtcgatgaaggcgatgatgatttcttgttagtgtcaacgagcgataactccaagcttacgtctgagtagatcctagattcaggatgttctttccacatgtgtcccaatagagaatgattctccacatacagttcagttgaaggtggagttgtgcacatgagaaacgattcatctagtaagataatcggtattggtactgttaaaattaggatacacgatgggacgattaggacactctcagatgtcaggtatgtacctgatttacaaaaAAATCTGATTTATAAAAGAATCTCATCcccttaagtattttagacttgaaaggatgcagaatcaatatcgagtcgagcgacattaaagtatctcgtagagctctcgttttgttaaaaggtaaaacaactggcagtctttatattctggaaggttctataaTGACGGTGAAATCGAACGTCTCTCGTCCATTACGGAATCaaagtcaacttgtttggagtagaggcaacttggtcataggagggaaaaaggtatgatcgtttcgttgaagagaggttctcctttggatgcaggttttgaaaagttagggcactgtgttcgtaaaaatcagacccgagttagttttgatttagcagtgcacaagtcgaaggctaaaagtcttccagcttctaagcatagattcgactcagttaattcactgcaagataggcccgtggcgagTTTTGGGAAAGATGgcgttgaaagaattcgtgtcaaggtagagattgttaaagttgtgtgacccaaattctaagaaatcacttgcaagtcaagttaaacaaaaatatattttctttctagaaaatttagtatttat includes:
- the LOC107950160 gene encoding probable serine/threonine-protein kinase PBL9 isoform X1; the protein is MVACIFQVFDAIGNCLSAGIKAESHSNTGLSSKYDSGDGKDVSSESSNSKVSSFSAPLTPRSEGEILQSPNLKSFSFADLKMATRNFRPDSVLGEGGFGSVFKGWVDENSFTATKPGSGIVIAVKRLNQDGFQGHKEWLAEVNYLGQLYHPNLVKLIGYCLEDEHRLLVYEFMPRGSLENHLFRRGSYFQPLSWSLRLKVALDAAKGLAFLHSAETRVIYRDFKTSNILLDTNYNAKLSDFGLAKDGPTGDKSHVSTRVMGTYGYAAPEYLATGHLSARSDVYSFGVVLLEMLSGRRVVDKNRPSGEHKLVEWAKPYLANKRKIFRVLDNRLEGQYTIEGAFKAATLALRCLSIAAKFRPSMNEVVTALEQLQDSNDSRINHNNTNSVPRRRRQSADDATGGRSTTAYPQPSASPLYS
- the LOC107950160 gene encoding probable serine/threonine-protein kinase PBL10 isoform X2 → MATRNFRPDSVLGEGGFGSVFKGWVDENSFTATKPGSGIVIAVKRLNQDGFQGHKEWLAEVNYLGQLYHPNLVKLIGYCLEDEHRLLVYEFMPRGSLENHLFRRGSYFQPLSWSLRLKVALDAAKGLAFLHSAETRVIYRDFKTSNILLDTNYNAKLSDFGLAKDGPTGDKSHVSTRVMGTYGYAAPEYLATGHLSARSDVYSFGVVLLEMLSGRRVVDKNRPSGEHKLVEWAKPYLANKRKIFRVLDNRLEGQYTIEGAFKAATLALRCLSIAAKFRPSMNEVVTALEQLQDSNDSRINHNNTNSVPRRRRQSADDATGGRSTTAYPQPSASPLYS